A genomic window from Candidatus Bathyarchaeota archaeon includes:
- a CDS encoding 30S ribosomal protein S17, whose product MPKEPECGDKNCPFHGTLSVRGQVLEGTVVSAKAKNTVIVLREYYHYVPKYRRYERRRSRIPAHCPPCLDVKEGDRVRIAECRPISKTVSFVVIEKLGGGKSAA is encoded by the coding sequence ATGCCGAAGGAGCCTGAGTGTGGAGACAAGAATTGCCCGTTTCATGGAACCTTATCCGTAAGAGGGCAGGTTTTAGAAGGAACGGTCGTGAGCGCTAAGGCGAAGAACACTGTTATAGTGCTCAGGGAGTATTATCACTATGTCCCGAAGTACCGTAGGTATGAGCGTAGAAGAAGCCGTATCCCTGCTCACTGCCCACCATGCCTAGACGTTAAAGAAGGTGATAGGGTCCGCATAGCGGAATGTAGACCTATAAGTAAGACCGTGAGCTTCGTAGTTATCGAGAAGCTGGGAGGTGGTAAGAGTGCCGCGTAG
- a CDS encoding ribonuclease P protein component 1: MSPITPFNILRHELIGLKAEVKSSTSKSYLGIRGEVVDETRNMLYIKTENGVKAVPKSTCKFVFTLDRGVKVEVDGLKLVGRPEDRLVR; encoded by the coding sequence ATGAGCCCGATAACTCCGTTTAACATACTTCGGCACGAGCTGATAGGGCTTAAAGCCGAGGTTAAGTCTTCTACATCCAAGTCCTACCTGGGTATAAGGGGCGAAGTGGTAGATGAGACGAGAAACATGTTATACATCAAGACTGAAAACGGTGTTAAAGCGGTTCCGAAATCTACGTGCAAGTTCGTGTTCACGCTTGACCGGGGTGTTAAAGTCGAGGTCGACGGCTTAAAGCTTGTCGGTAGACCTGAGGATAGGCTTGTGAGGTGA
- the rpmC gene encoding 50S ribosomal protein L29, translating to MPILRMREIRAMSPEERIRRVVELRMELMRLRAIVKAGGAVENYARIREIKKTIARILTVQREEELKLGRGSSK from the coding sequence ATGCCTATCCTCAGGATGCGTGAGATAAGAGCCATGAGTCCTGAAGAGAGGATTAGAAGAGTCGTAGAGCTTAGGATGGAGCTGATGAGGCTTAGAGCGATCGTTAAAGCAGGCGGGGCGGTCGAGAACTACGCTAGGATCAGGGAGATCAAGAAGACCATAGCGCGAATATTGACTGTTCAGAGAGAAGAAGAGCTTAAGCTCGGGAGGGGTAGTTCTAAATGA
- a CDS encoding 30S ribosomal protein S3: MSTVRDHFIKQAMEKTKLDEFLMNRLRDAGYGGSEISRTPLGTRITIFALRPGLVIGRGGTIIKALSKELQEKFNVPNPQIAVADIPVPELNPYIMASRIALAMQRGIHFRRAAFWALERIMRAGALGAEVKISGKLTSERARYEKYRVGYLPKSGDPAMKHVKSAVYHLLMKPGIYGIKVTILPPGVEFPDKIELKEEVAQEVQVEEGEEKPEEGVA, from the coding sequence ATGTCCACGGTTCGAGACCATTTCATAAAGCAGGCTATGGAGAAGACTAAGCTAGATGAATTTCTAATGAACCGTTTAAGGGATGCTGGATACGGCGGCTCTGAGATCTCTAGAACTCCTTTGGGGACTAGGATAACGATATTTGCTTTAAGGCCTGGTCTCGTTATAGGTAGGGGTGGAACGATCATAAAGGCCTTGAGCAAGGAACTTCAGGAGAAGTTTAACGTCCCGAACCCTCAGATAGCCGTCGCAGATATCCCTGTTCCAGAGCTCAACCCCTATATAATGGCCAGTAGGATAGCGTTGGCCATGCAGAGGGGGATCCACTTCCGTAGAGCAGCCTTCTGGGCCTTGGAGAGAATCATGAGGGCCGGGGCCTTAGGGGCTGAGGTTAAGATAAGCGGCAAATTAACCTCTGAGAGGGCTAGATATGAAAAATACAGGGTGGGATATCTGCCTAAATCCGGCGACCCGGCGATGAAACATGTTAAGTCCGCAGTGTATCATCTGCTTATGAAGCCCGGCATATATGGTATCAAGGTCACGATACTACCTCCTGGAGTCGAGTTTCCTGACAAGATCGAGTTGAAGGAGGAAGTGGCTCAAGAAGTTCAGGTCGAAGAGGGAGAAGAGAAGCCCGAGGAGGGTGTTGCCTGA
- the rplV gene encoding 50S ribosomal protein L22: protein MPNWGYSVKDLDPEKTVIASGRDLRISPKAAVEVCRAIRGLTLDDAKRLLEDVIALKRSIPFKRYKKKVAHRRDLQGWYAGRYPVKACKAILRVLENAESNAEFKGLNLERLRVIHAAAQRGPILKRYTPRAFGRATPNFEYLTHVEIALVEF from the coding sequence ATGCCAAACTGGGGTTACTCGGTCAAAGACTTAGACCCTGAGAAGACGGTCATAGCTTCGGGTAGAGACCTAAGGATATCACCTAAGGCCGCCGTAGAGGTCTGCAGGGCTATAAGAGGGTTAACCCTAGACGATGCTAAAAGGCTTCTAGAAGACGTTATAGCGTTGAAGAGAAGCATACCCTTCAAACGCTATAAAAAGAAGGTTGCTCATAGGAGGGACTTGCAGGGTTGGTATGCAGGTAGATACCCTGTTAAGGCTTGTAAAGCGATCCTTAGGGTCTTGGAGAACGCTGAGTCGAACGCGGAGTTTAAAGGTTTAAACCTTGAAAGGCTGAGGGTCATACATGCGGCGGCTCAGAGAGGCCCGATCCTGAAGCGCTACACCCCCCGGGCCTTCGGTAGAGCTACTCCCAACTTCGAATACCTAACTCATGTGGAGATAGCGTTGGTGGAGTTCTAG
- a CDS encoding SAM-dependent methyltransferase: MLELAQVNENDVVCDMGCGDGRILIMAVGEFGAKKAIGYEIRKDLYKTTLENVMMRNLSDRVVVYNKDCMNADLSEVTVITLYLTTSGNERLRPKFEKEARPGTRIVSHDFSISGWRASRIERFGGHTIYLYVVPDAYKHKLSKGRGERRGIRSFWSWRGL; encoded by the coding sequence ATGCTCGAGCTTGCCCAGGTGAACGAGAACGACGTCGTCTGCGATATGGGCTGTGGTGACGGGAGAATTCTCATAATGGCCGTCGGCGAGTTTGGGGCTAAGAAGGCCATAGGATACGAGATTAGGAAAGACCTCTATAAGACGACCCTGGAGAACGTTATGATGAGAAACCTATCCGATAGGGTTGTTGTCTACAATAAGGATTGCATGAACGCCGACCTCTCGGAGGTTACGGTTATAACCCTCTACCTTACCACTTCGGGTAACGAGCGGCTTAGGCCTAAGTTTGAGAAGGAGGCTAGGCCTGGAACCAGGATAGTGAGCCATGATTTCAGCATATCCGGGTGGAGAGCATCTAGGATCGAAAGATTCGGAGGCCATACGATATACCTGTACGTAGTCCCAGACGCTTACAAGCATAAGCTGTCTAAAGGTAGAGGAGAGAGAAGAGGTATACGTAGCTTCTGGTCCTGGAGAGGATTATAG
- a CDS encoding Kae1-associated kinase Bud32: MSNFFENLRLIYVGAEAEVYRAKWYGLEVVVKRRIPKPYRVAELDREIRIKRTIREAKVLHYAKRNGVPAPTVYFLDLENSIIVMSYIRGVRVRDLLDEACLEERLRICRLAGVYTAKLHEAGIQHGDLTTSNMIRAEGGRVFLVDFGLSVFTSDVEDMAVDVILFKRALASTHYKLFRECFDAFLEGYMTVRGEGSLKKVLAKVEEVERRGRYVIRD, from the coding sequence TTGTCTAATTTTTTTGAGAACCTTAGGCTTATCTATGTGGGAGCTGAGGCGGAGGTTTATAGAGCTAAATGGTATGGATTGGAGGTCGTAGTTAAACGTAGGATACCTAAGCCATATAGAGTCGCAGAGTTAGATAGGGAGATCAGAATCAAGAGAACCATAAGAGAGGCTAAGGTACTGCACTATGCCAAGAGAAACGGTGTACCCGCTCCGACCGTCTATTTTCTAGACTTAGAAAACTCGATAATAGTCATGAGCTACATTCGAGGTGTGAGAGTTAGAGACCTTCTGGATGAGGCCTGTTTGGAGGAGAGGCTTAGGATCTGTAGGCTTGCAGGAGTTTACACGGCTAAGCTTCATGAGGCTGGGATACAGCACGGTGACTTGACGACATCTAATATGATCAGGGCCGAGGGAGGGAGGGTCTTTTTAGTAGACTTCGGTCTCAGCGTTTTTACAAGCGACGTCGAAGACATGGCCGTCGACGTTATACTCTTCAAACGCGCCTTAGCTAGCACCCACTACAAGTTATTTCGCGAATGTTTCGACGCCTTTCTCGAAGGCTATATGACTGTAAGAGGAGAAGGATCCCTCAAGAAGGTTCTAGCCAAGGTCGAGGAGGTCGAGCGTAGGGGTCGATACGTCATCAGGGACTAG
- a CDS encoding trypsin-like peptidase domain-containing protein, with translation MEEDRIVKAIEEVLPSVVNVSTIVLRRDMLLQVTPVKGIGSGTIIDSDGYVVTNYHVVEGAKHIEVTLHTGERFNAALAGFDRAADVAILKIDASGLKPIKMCDYKNLKVGQIVIAVGNPLALSGGPTVTIGVISALNRTLRTPRGVMERMIQTDAAINPGNSGGPLVNLRAEMVGMSTAVVSFAQGIGFAIPSDIVKRVFEDVILYGVSRPWLGIAGIDLNRAIASYYKLSFIRGVLVLNVFEEGPAYKAGIRPGDVILNVEGVNVSSMRDISKALRGRRVGETLQLTIGRGSKVFRANVLLEAQPSP, from the coding sequence GTGGAGGAAGACCGGATCGTTAAGGCTATCGAAGAGGTCCTACCTAGCGTCGTCAACGTGTCGACCATAGTTCTGCGAAGAGATATGCTCCTTCAAGTAACGCCTGTTAAGGGCATAGGCTCGGGTACGATAATCGACAGTGATGGATACGTAGTCACAAACTACCACGTCGTAGAAGGGGCTAAACACATAGAGGTTACCCTGCATACCGGAGAAAGGTTTAACGCGGCGCTCGCCGGCTTCGATAGAGCTGCTGACGTGGCGATACTGAAGATCGATGCGTCGGGGCTGAAGCCGATCAAGATGTGCGACTACAAAAACCTCAAAGTCGGGCAGATAGTCATAGCGGTCGGCAATCCCCTAGCGTTATCAGGCGGACCTACCGTTACGATAGGAGTTATAAGCGCTCTAAACCGTACGCTTAGGACCCCTAGAGGCGTGATGGAGCGTATGATCCAAACAGACGCGGCGATAAACCCGGGTAACAGCGGCGGTCCCCTGGTCAACCTAAGAGCTGAGATGGTGGGTATGAGCACGGCTGTCGTTTCGTTTGCCCAAGGTATAGGATTCGCGATTCCCTCCGATATCGTGAAGAGGGTATTTGAAGACGTTATACTCTATGGTGTCTCTAGGCCATGGCTTGGAATAGCGGGTATAGACCTCAACAGGGCAATAGCATCCTATTATAAACTATCGTTCATCCGAGGCGTACTCGTCTTGAACGTGTTCGAAGAGGGACCGGCTTATAAAGCCGGTATAAGACCCGGCGATGTTATATTAAACGTCGAAGGCGTCAACGTCTCGTCTATGCGAGATATCTCTAAGGCTCTAAGAGGTAGGAGGGTCGGTGAAACACTGCAGCTTACCATAGGAAGAGGTTCTAAAGTATTCAGGGCTAACGTCCTTCTCGAGGCTCAGCCTAGTCCCTGA
- a CDS encoding TIM barrel protein, whose translation MADRVRFGPAGFPIGFKGAVTEVPSYLKDEGLDAFEYQAVRWGVKPRIKREVAEEFRAKASENDIWVTMHGSYFINLAGKEEVVKKSIARLKACLEAAQWLGAEGVVFHPGFYGGKAPAEALNTCIQAIGELVEYMESRGFKTYLRPETTGKPSQLGSLEEILEMCSRFDMVEPTIDWAHIHARGRGSLKSKDDYLKVFEKIEKVLGARSIEALHFHFTHVEYGDKGEVRHRTLEEPYGPSFDLLAEVIVENGYKPVIISESPILDLDSLKMKKAVESVKARGVAGGGRPDR comes from the coding sequence TTGGCCGATAGGGTTAGGTTCGGTCCTGCTGGCTTTCCGATAGGATTTAAGGGTGCGGTAACCGAGGTCCCTTCATATCTTAAAGATGAGGGGTTAGATGCGTTCGAATATCAAGCCGTAAGGTGGGGCGTCAAACCGCGGATAAAACGCGAGGTTGCCGAGGAGTTCAGAGCTAAGGCTTCTGAAAACGACATCTGGGTTACCATGCATGGATCCTACTTCATAAACCTAGCAGGTAAAGAAGAGGTCGTGAAGAAAAGCATAGCGCGACTTAAGGCATGTCTTGAAGCAGCCCAGTGGCTCGGAGCCGAGGGCGTGGTTTTCCATCCGGGGTTCTACGGAGGTAAAGCCCCCGCTGAAGCTCTTAACACGTGTATACAGGCTATCGGTGAACTTGTGGAGTACATGGAATCCAGGGGGTTTAAAACATATCTACGTCCCGAAACCACGGGTAAGCCGAGCCAGCTCGGTAGCCTTGAGGAGATACTGGAGATGTGTAGTAGGTTCGATATGGTGGAGCCGACGATAGACTGGGCTCACATACATGCTAGAGGTAGAGGTTCTCTGAAATCGAAAGATGATTACCTGAAGGTCTTCGAAAAAATCGAGAAAGTTTTAGGTGCCAGAAGCATCGAGGCTCTACACTTCCACTTCACCCACGTCGAATATGGCGATAAAGGCGAGGTTAGACATCGAACGCTTGAGGAGCCTTATGGCCCAAGCTTTGACCTGCTCGCGGAGGTGATAGTGGAAAACGGCTATAAACCCGTTATAATTAGCGAGTCGCCTATACTCGACTTAGACTCGCTTAAGATGAAGAAGGCGGTGGAGTCTGTGAAGGCTAGAGGTGTCGCTGGTGGAGGAAGACCGGATCGTTAA
- a CDS encoding M20 family metallopeptidase, whose protein sequence is MSSVGRFLDEIDPDETVDILRSLVKSNTVNPPGNEVRAASFIAGLLKKSGIPVEFMDVKPGRPNLYAILGKPGTPKLTFEGHMDVVPVGAEERWSVDPFSAEIVDGCVYGRGSVDAKGSLAAMVETLLALKRAGFNPSEPLALLAVMGEETGNVGIRHALKKGFKSGMAVVGEPTGLEVKIAHKGILRAGITARGRTAHAAMPWAGINAIVGMAKLVLKLEEFDRSVLRVRRSRLVGSPSLTVTIISGGIKRNMVPDRCCITVDRRLIPGETSQTALSEMQDIVNRFSAEEPRLKVDIELLYADPPSEVSENEEVVQLARKAVKTVRGRDPGVSGFGAHCDMGALVNAGIPTVILGPGDLSLAHKADENLRIEELVEAAKVYTALAVLTCS, encoded by the coding sequence ATGTCTTCGGTCGGTAGGTTTCTAGACGAGATAGATCCGGATGAAACGGTTGATATCCTTAGGAGCCTAGTTAAGTCGAATACGGTGAATCCTCCTGGAAACGAGGTAAGGGCGGCATCGTTCATAGCTGGTCTCTTGAAGAAATCAGGTATACCTGTCGAGTTTATGGATGTTAAGCCAGGTAGACCCAACCTATATGCCATACTTGGTAAACCCGGTACGCCTAAGCTGACGTTCGAAGGGCATATGGACGTCGTACCCGTGGGGGCTGAAGAAAGGTGGTCTGTAGATCCCTTCAGCGCGGAGATAGTGGATGGTTGTGTATACGGTAGGGGTTCGGTGGATGCCAAGGGCTCGTTGGCCGCTATGGTTGAGACGCTGTTAGCGCTTAAAAGAGCCGGGTTTAACCCATCAGAGCCGTTGGCCTTGCTGGCGGTTATGGGGGAGGAGACCGGGAACGTAGGTATACGACACGCTCTTAAGAAGGGGTTTAAAAGCGGTATGGCCGTAGTAGGAGAGCCCACCGGTCTAGAGGTTAAGATAGCGCATAAAGGTATTTTGAGGGCTGGGATAACGGCTAGAGGCAGGACTGCTCATGCGGCTATGCCTTGGGCGGGGATAAACGCGATAGTCGGTATGGCTAAGCTCGTGTTGAAGCTTGAGGAGTTCGATAGATCCGTCCTCAGGGTTAGACGGAGCCGTTTAGTCGGTAGCCCCAGTTTGACGGTTACGATCATAAGCGGTGGAATTAAGAGGAACATGGTTCCCGATAGATGCTGTATAACGGTAGACCGACGGCTCATACCAGGCGAAACCTCCCAGACGGCCCTATCAGAGATGCAGGATATAGTCAACAGGTTCTCGGCTGAAGAACCTCGGCTTAAGGTCGATATAGAGCTTCTATACGCAGACCCTCCGTCAGAAGTTTCTGAGAACGAAGAGGTCGTCCAACTTGCTAGAAAAGCCGTTAAAACGGTTAGAGGTAGAGACCCAGGGGTATCAGGCTTCGGAGCCCACTGCGACATGGGAGCCCTCGTAAACGCCGGCATCCCGACGGTGATATTAGGCCCCGGAGACCTGTCTCTAGCCCATAAGGCTGACGAGAATCTACGCATCGAAGAGCTCGTCGAAGCCGCGAAGGTCTACACGGCTCTAGCCGTTTTAACATGCAGCTAA
- a CDS encoding nicotinamide mononucleotide deamidase-related protein, producing MVEPLKFEILTIGNELLIGKILNTNAHWLAKRITSLGGKVTRILVVGDDVEEIASALKSCLDRHPDFVLTVGGLGPTFDDKTLEGVAYALGRGLKVNEEALEMVKAKYEALSRLRGRKLELTPVRVKMATLPEGAKPIRNPVGTAPGVLLETEGVTIISLPGVPSEMKAIFEDSLVPMIKERSKLVFCEKSLRVDGIYESELAPIIDQVLRENPRVYIKSHPKREEGAAYIELHLTTSAETPDKGMNLIELTASELKRRITERGGKISEITEG from the coding sequence ATGGTTGAACCTCTTAAGTTCGAGATTCTGACCATCGGTAACGAGCTTCTGATAGGTAAGATTTTGAACACTAACGCGCATTGGCTTGCGAAGAGGATAACGAGCCTAGGTGGAAAGGTCACTAGGATACTCGTCGTAGGCGACGACGTGGAGGAGATAGCTTCGGCTTTGAAGAGTTGTCTAGATAGACATCCGGATTTTGTGTTGACCGTGGGAGGGTTGGGGCCAACCTTCGACGATAAGACCCTTGAAGGTGTCGCATATGCACTAGGCAGAGGGCTTAAAGTCAACGAGGAGGCCCTGGAGATGGTTAAGGCCAAGTATGAGGCCTTGAGTAGGCTTAGAGGTCGAAAACTCGAACTCACCCCCGTTAGGGTTAAGATGGCTACTCTACCCGAGGGGGCTAAGCCTATCAGGAACCCGGTCGGAACCGCACCGGGGGTTCTATTAGAAACCGAAGGAGTTACCATAATCTCTCTACCAGGCGTTCCAAGCGAGATGAAGGCGATATTCGAAGACTCGCTAGTCCCCATGATAAAGGAGAGGTCTAAGCTGGTTTTCTGCGAAAAAAGCCTAAGGGTCGACGGGATCTATGAATCCGAACTCGCTCCGATCATAGACCAAGTTCTCAGAGAGAACCCGAGGGTTTACATAAAGTCCCATCCTAAGAGAGAGGAGGGAGCCGCGTATATAGAACTCCATCTGACCACATCGGCGGAGACACCTGATAAAGGAATGAACCTTATCGAGCTCACAGCCTCAGAGCTTAAGAGACGCATAACAGAACGTGGTGGAAAGATATCAGAGATAACTGAAGGTTGA